In Paeniglutamicibacter kerguelensis, one genomic interval encodes:
- a CDS encoding GNAT family N-acetyltransferase yields the protein MTTISFAQETLTQWHEAMAIATGGKLFTTHGCSWAWQPARRRLVLLFPRHAQEAGIRPGLAEGTRLGARRVEAWVNSGAPADGLQSAGFTDAAQISWHAGELVSPAELWPGRVRLGTEVPEASGADAQELNVANLWRDPASTGLSAGHPALRRIEQATARTLDGDLVGRAFAQQALGGQLAIHGLAVGAAHRRQGVGSALLHGLARGMVNPLGLEEKSQVELIASASPTSAQFFEANGMRLLGRGRHMVLR from the coding sequence ATGACAACCATCAGCTTTGCCCAGGAGACACTCACCCAGTGGCACGAGGCCATGGCGATCGCCACGGGCGGCAAGCTCTTTACGACCCACGGTTGCTCGTGGGCCTGGCAGCCCGCACGCCGCCGGCTGGTTCTGCTCTTCCCCCGGCACGCCCAGGAAGCCGGCATCCGCCCCGGCCTGGCCGAGGGAACCCGCTTGGGTGCCCGCCGGGTGGAGGCCTGGGTCAATTCCGGAGCCCCGGCCGACGGCCTGCAATCCGCCGGTTTCACCGACGCCGCACAGATCAGCTGGCATGCAGGCGAGTTGGTGAGCCCCGCCGAGTTGTGGCCGGGGCGCGTGCGCCTTGGCACCGAGGTGCCGGAGGCTTCGGGAGCCGACGCCCAGGAGCTGAACGTGGCAAATCTCTGGCGCGATCCGGCTTCCACCGGACTCAGCGCCGGACACCCGGCCCTGCGGCGCATCGAGCAGGCAACCGCCAGGACCCTTGACGGGGACCTGGTGGGCCGGGCCTTTGCCCAGCAGGCTCTCGGAGGGCAGCTGGCGATCCACGGGTTGGCCGTGGGCGCCGCACACCGGCGCCAAGGCGTTGGCTCGGCCCTGCTGCACGGGCTGGCGCGTGGCATGGTCAATCCGCTGGGTCTTGAGGAAAAGTCGCAGGTCGAGTTGATCGCCTCCGCCTCGCCGACCTCGGCGCAGTTCTTCGAGGCCAACGGCATGCGCCTGCTCGGCCGCGGGCGGCACATGGTGTTGCGCTAA